In the genome of Capra hircus breed San Clemente chromosome 5, ASM170441v1, whole genome shotgun sequence, one region contains:
- the MGAT3 gene encoding beta-1,4-mannosyl-glycoprotein 4-beta-N-acetylglucosaminyltransferase, with product MKMKRYKLFLMFCMAGLCLISFLHFFKTLSYVTFPRELASLSPNLVSSFFWNNAPVTPQASPEPGSPDLLRTPLYSHSPLLQPLSPSKATEELHRMDFVLPEDTTEYFVRTKAGGVCFKPGTKMLEKPPSGRPEEKMEAGDGASSSARGPGRQLLSARERAGSRGAGTRRKWVECVCLPGWHGPSCGVPTVVQYSNLPTKERLVPREVPRRVINAININHEFDLLDVRFHELGDVVDAFVVCESNFTAYGEPRPLKFREMLTNGTFEYIRHKVLYVFLDHFPPGGRQDGWIADDYLRTFLTQDGVSRLRNLRPDDVFIIDDADEIPARDGVLFLKLYDGWTEPFAFHMRKSLYGFFWKQPGSLEVVSGCTVDMLQTVYGLDGIRLRRRQYYTMPNFRQYENRTGHILVQWSLGSPLHFAGWHCSWCFTPEGIYFKLVSAQNGDFPRWGDYEDKRDLNYIRSLIRTGGWFDGTQQEYPPADPSEHMYAPKYLLKNYDQFRYLLDNPYQEPKSTAAGGRRNKGPEGRPPARGKLDVVEG from the coding sequence ATGAAGATGAAACGCTACAAGCTGTTTCTCATGTTCTGTATGGCCGGCCTGTGTCTCATCTCCTTCCTGCACTTCTTTAAGACCCTGTCCTATGTCACCTTTCCCCGCGAACTGGCCTCTCTCAGCCCTAATCTGGTGTCCAGCTTCTTCTGGAACAATGCCCCGGTCACGCCCCAGGCCAGCCCGGAGCCGGGTAGCCCCGACCTGCTGCGGACCCCACTCTATTCCCACTCACCCCTGCTCCAGCCGCTGTCGCCGAGCAAGGCCACGGAGGAGCTCCACCGGATGGACTTCGTGCTGCCCGAGGACACCACCGAGTACTTCGTCCGCACCAAAGCCGGGGGCGTCTGCTTCAAGCCAGGTACCAAGATGCTGGAGAAGCCCCCATCGGGACGGCCAGAGGAGAAGATGGAGGCGGGCGACGGCGCGTCGTCGTCGGCGCGGGGCCCGGGCCGGCAGCTGCTGAGCGCCCGGGAGCGAGCGGGGAGCCGCGGCGCCGGCACGCGGCGCAAGTGGGTGGAGTGCGTGTGCCTCCCGGGCTGGCACGGGCCGAGCTGCGGCGTGCCCACCGTGGTGCAGTACTCCAACCTGCCCACCAAGGAGCGCCTGGTGCCCCGGGAGGTGCCGCGGCGGGTCATCAACGCCATCAACATCAACCACGAGTTCGACCTGCTGGACGTGCGCTTCCACGAGCTGGGCGACGTGGTGGACGCCTTCGTGGTGTGCGAGTCCAACTTCACCGCGTACGGGGAGCCGCGGCCGCTCAAGTTCCGCGAGATGCTGACCAACGGCACCTTCGAGTACATCCGGCACAAGGTGCTGTACGTCTTCCTGGACCACTTCCCGCCGGGCGGGCGGCAGGACGGCTGGATCGCCGACGACTACCTGCGCACCTTCCTGACGCAGGACGGCGTGTCGCGGCTGCGCAACCTGCGGCCGGACGACGTCTTCATCATCGACGACGCCGACGAGATCCCCGCGCGCGACGGCGTGCTCTTCCTCAAGCTCTACGACGGCTGGACGGAGCCCTTCGCCTTCCACATGCGCAAGTCGCTGTACGGCTTCTTCTGGAAGCAGCCGGGCAGCCTGGAGGTGGTGTCGGGCTGCACGGTGGACATGCTGCAGACGGTGTACGGGCTGGACGGCATCCGCCTGCGCCGCCGGCAGTACTACACCATGCCCAACTTCCGCCAGTATGAGAACCGCACGGGCCACATCCTGGTGCAGTGGTCGCTGGGGAGCCCCCTGCACTTCGCCGGCTGGCATTGCTCCTGGTGCTTCACGCCCGAGGGCATCTACTTCAAGCTGGTGTCGGCCCAGAACGGCGACTTCCCCCGCTGGGGCGACTACGAGGACAAGCGGGACCTCAACTACATCCGCAGCCTGATCCGCACGGGGGGCTGGTTCGACGGCACGCAGCAGGAGTACCCGCCGGCGGACCCCAGCGAGCACATGTACGCCCCCAAGTACCTGCTGAAGAACTACGACCAGTTCCGCTACCTGCTGGACAACCCCTACCAGGAGCCGAAGAGCACAGCGGCCGGTGGGCGGCGGAACAAGGGTCCGGAGGGAAGGCCACCCGCCAGGGGCAAATTGGATGTGGTTGAAGGCTAA